GTGGAGGATGTTCGATTTTATAAACACCATGGTTTGGACCCTATCCGTTTGGCTGGAGCTGTTGTAGCAAATTTCCGGGAAGGATTTGGTTCTGAGGGAGCAAGTACGATTACTCAACAGGTCATCAAGAATTCATTCTTAACTCCTGAAAAAACCTTGAAGCGTAAGGTGCAGGAAGCATGGATGGCCTATCAGTTAGAACAAAAATATACAAAGCACCAAATTTTTGAAATGTATGTAAATAAAGTCTTTGTATCTGAAAACAGTCATGGACTGGCGACGGCTGCAAAAATATTTTATGGCAAGGAATTAAAGGAGCTTACCCTTCCTGAGGCTGCACAGCTCGCTGGAATGCCGCAAAGTCCAAATAATTATAACCCATTTGACCACCCTGACTTAGCAGAAAAAAGACGTAATATTGTCTTGATGTTAATGGAACAGCATGGATATATCACGAAAGAACAAATGGAAGAAGCAAAAAGTGTTCCAGTGACAGCCACATTGGTTAAAGAAGAGGAACGAGTTAGAGACGAAAAACCTTTTGATTCTTTTGTTGACGCTGTTATTGATGAGGTTGAGGATCAAGGAGACTTTGATATCTTCTCGGATGGATTAACGATTCATACAACACTTGATAAAAACGCTCAATTATATGTTAATACCTTATTGAATACCGATGAAGTAATAAGCTATCCAGATGCAGAATTCCAAGCAGGTATAGCTCTCACCGATACAAAAACTGGTGAAATCCGTGCGATTGGCGGCGGGCGAAACCAAGAGGTTAGCCGTGGCTTTAACTATGCAATTGATACCCAGCGCCAGCCTGGATCAACGATCAAACCTGTACTGGACTATGGACCAGCGATTGAATATCTAAATTGGGGTACCTATCAAACGATTGATGATAAACCAATAAAGTATTCTACCGGTCAAGAGTTTGGCAACTGGGATGACAAATACATGGGTCCAATTTCAATGCGTACTGCCTTGCAGTATTCTAGAAATACCCCAGCGGTTCAGGCTCTTCAGCAGGTTGGTTTAGAAGAAGCAAAAGAATTCGCTATCAGCCTTGGGATACCGTTGAAGGAAATATTTGAATCCTATGCAATTGGCGGTTTTGGAGGAAAAACAGTAGGAGTTTCGCCTCTCCAAATGGCAGGAGCCTATAGTGCATTTGGAAATAATGGGATGTATACAAAGCCTTATGCCGTGAAAAAAATTGAGCTTCGAGATGGTACTGTCCTCGACACTGCACCAGAATCAAAGCTTGTTATGAAGGATTCTACTGCTTTCATGGTTACCGATATGTTAAAGAGCGTTATGGTTTCACCAGGTACTGGTACAACGGCAAGAGTTCCAGGACTTCCAATTGCTGGAAAAACAGGTACTACCAACTATTCAGAAAAACAAATGAAAGATTGGAACATTACTAGCAGCAGGGTTGTACCTGATGCATGGTTTACAGGCTATACAACTAACTATACTGCGTCCGTTTGGACGGGTTATTCCAATTTAAAAACCCCTATTCAACCGGGTGCAGATCAGAAAATCGCTCAGCTAATCTTTAAGAATTTAATGGCATATGTGTCAAAAGACATCGAAACACCTGACTTCCCTGTTCCCGATAGCGTGCAAAAGGTTAGAGTTGAAAAAGGTTCTAAACCGCCTGCATTAGCAAGTGAGTTTACACCTAATAGTGAAGTTATTGTGGAGTATGCAGTGAAAGGTCATGCACCAAAAAAGGTTTCAGAGAAATACAACAAGATTAATGCACCTGTTAATCCAAAAGCAATTTATGATGCAGGAAAAAATGAAGTGACACTAACTTGGGATTACAACAATTCAGAAAATACTGCTGTTCAATTCGAAGTAACTATTTCTGACGGTGTAGCACCTAAAACTGAAACTATTTCAGAAAAAGTAGTTACGCTTCAGAATCCAATACCAGGTACGAAGTATAGCATCAGTGTTGTTGCGATTATTGGTAACAAGAGAAGTGACCCAGCCACAACTTCAATCGATATCCCACTTCCACAACAAGATGAAGGTAATGGAGATGGAGATGGTAATGGTAATGGTAATGGCAATGGCAATGGTAACGGTAATGGCAATGGTAACGGTAATGGCAATGGTAACGGTAATGGAAATGATGCTGGTGAAGGAGACGGAGGAAACGAAGGCAGTGATGTACCAGTCACCACAGAGCCTGGAAATGGTAACGGTAATGGTGATAGTGGAGGATAAATCTCCAATACAAAAAAGCGTCTAGCCCTTTTGGCTTAGACGCTT
This Neobacillus sp. YX16 DNA region includes the following protein-coding sequences:
- a CDS encoding penicillin-binding protein 1A, with protein sequence MAESREERRKKLQQSKGKQKAKKKPSGIVKKIFLILVALGIIGILAGVGTFAYLVKDTPKLDPKLLKDPISSKVLDKDGELIAEVGSENREYVNYKDIPKLFEDAVLAVEDVRFYKHHGLDPIRLAGAVVANFREGFGSEGASTITQQVIKNSFLTPEKTLKRKVQEAWMAYQLEQKYTKHQIFEMYVNKVFVSENSHGLATAAKIFYGKELKELTLPEAAQLAGMPQSPNNYNPFDHPDLAEKRRNIVLMLMEQHGYITKEQMEEAKSVPVTATLVKEEERVRDEKPFDSFVDAVIDEVEDQGDFDIFSDGLTIHTTLDKNAQLYVNTLLNTDEVISYPDAEFQAGIALTDTKTGEIRAIGGGRNQEVSRGFNYAIDTQRQPGSTIKPVLDYGPAIEYLNWGTYQTIDDKPIKYSTGQEFGNWDDKYMGPISMRTALQYSRNTPAVQALQQVGLEEAKEFAISLGIPLKEIFESYAIGGFGGKTVGVSPLQMAGAYSAFGNNGMYTKPYAVKKIELRDGTVLDTAPESKLVMKDSTAFMVTDMLKSVMVSPGTGTTARVPGLPIAGKTGTTNYSEKQMKDWNITSSRVVPDAWFTGYTTNYTASVWTGYSNLKTPIQPGADQKIAQLIFKNLMAYVSKDIETPDFPVPDSVQKVRVEKGSKPPALASEFTPNSEVIVEYAVKGHAPKKVSEKYNKINAPVNPKAIYDAGKNEVTLTWDYNNSENTAVQFEVTISDGVAPKTETISEKVVTLQNPIPGTKYSISVVAIIGNKRSDPATTSIDIPLPQQDEGNGDGDGNGNGNGNGNGNGNGNGNGNGNGNGNGNDAGEGDGGNEGSDVPVTTEPGNGNGNGDSGG